A region from the Salicibibacter cibarius genome encodes:
- a CDS encoding fumarylacetoacetate hydrolase family protein, whose translation MKFESELAAEIGKEAKNISKDQVLNHIFGYAISNDVTAPQYFHEDGW comes from the coding sequence ATGAAATTCGAATCTGAGCTCGCCGCTGAGATCGGAAAAGAGGCTAAAAATATTAGCAAAGATCAGGTATTGAACCATATTTTCGGATACGCGATAAGTAATGATGTGACCGCCCCGCAATATTTTCATGAAGACGGATGGTAG
- a CDS encoding fumarylacetoacetate hydrolase family protein, translating into MVGKSFDTFTPLGSYLETELDPLNARIEARVGHVEKQNSPINLMIVPIKDMVAYLSSVMTLKKGAVMREIG; encoded by the coding sequence ATGGTAGGAAAATCATTTGATACGTTCACACCGTTAGGATCGTATTTAGAAACAGAGTTGGATCCTTTAAACGCAAGGATTGAGGCAAGGGTCGGCCATGTTGAAAAACAAAACAGTCCAATCAATTTAATGATTGTTCCTATTAAGGACATGGTCGCTTACTTATCAAGTGTCATGACCTTAAAAAAGGGAGCGGTAATGAGAGAAATTGGATAA
- a CDS encoding PLP-dependent aminotransferase family protein, giving the protein MLHIPIDRDHSLPVYKQIYEWIKNEILQGTLAAETKLPSKRTLATSLNVSQNSVLSAYSQLIAEGYLYTKERSGYFVETIHPIRPLNVEKKLDPKLSETRPKSYRYSFSHMGVDASLFPFHDWHQSEQKAMSEDKALLSDINHPQGIYKLREIVANKIRHTRGVICEPEQIVIGASMQWLLQLFLMVIAESEPFAIEEPGYHRLSSLLKTMGTPVYHVPVDERGIEVEKLRKTPANIAIVTPSHQMPTGSIMPVSRRTELLHWCYETENRYVIEDDYDSEFKYEGDIIPSLQSLDVNEKVIYIDSFSKSLLPDLRMSYMALPLGLIDIFKEKGLHFMQTTSVLTQLTLARFLKSGDYDKHIKRMSKYYKELREKLIAAIQQHFGSRVQVEGEKAGLHFLLHLDIEEPIEAIIERAEKMDLELYSIQRFMQKASGSIPATLIIGFAKLKPEEIDEAVEALCRCCFPKGHGLR; this is encoded by the coding sequence ATGCTTCATATCCCGATTGATCGAGACCATTCACTTCCTGTTTATAAACAAATTTATGAATGGATAAAAAATGAAATTTTGCAAGGAACGTTGGCGGCTGAAACTAAACTGCCTTCAAAACGGACGCTAGCGACATCATTGAACGTTAGCCAAAACAGTGTCCTTTCTGCTTATAGTCAACTGATCGCGGAAGGGTATTTATACACGAAAGAACGAAGCGGTTATTTCGTGGAAACGATCCATCCGATTCGCCCTCTAAACGTAGAAAAGAAGCTCGACCCCAAATTATCGGAAACTCGCCCGAAATCGTATCGTTATTCCTTCTCCCACATGGGCGTGGACGCTTCCCTTTTTCCTTTTCATGATTGGCACCAAAGTGAGCAGAAAGCGATGAGCGAAGATAAAGCTTTGCTTTCAGATATTAACCATCCCCAAGGCATCTATAAACTACGGGAAATTGTGGCCAATAAAATCCGGCATACGCGCGGGGTCATCTGTGAACCCGAACAAATTGTCATCGGCGCGAGCATGCAATGGCTCTTGCAGCTATTCCTAATGGTTATTGCCGAAAGCGAACCGTTTGCCATCGAAGAACCAGGGTATCATCGCCTCAGTTCCTTGTTAAAAACGATGGGTACCCCCGTCTATCACGTACCTGTGGATGAGCGTGGCATAGAAGTAGAAAAATTACGGAAAACACCTGCGAATATCGCGATCGTCACCCCTTCCCACCAAATGCCGACAGGATCGATTATGCCGGTGTCACGCCGAACAGAATTGCTTCATTGGTGCTATGAAACGGAAAATAGATATGTGATCGAAGATGATTATGATTCCGAGTTTAAATACGAGGGAGACATCATTCCTTCATTACAAAGCTTGGACGTCAATGAAAAAGTAATATATATCGACTCTTTTTCGAAATCACTACTTCCAGATCTTAGGATGAGTTACATGGCATTGCCGTTGGGGTTGATCGATATTTTCAAAGAAAAAGGGCTACATTTTATGCAAACGACTTCCGTTCTCACGCAATTGACCCTGGCTCGTTTTCTGAAAAGTGGCGACTATGATAAGCACATTAAACGCATGAGCAAATACTATAAAGAGCTGAGAGAAAAGCTGATCGCTGCGATACAGCAACATTTCGGATCACGCGTTCAGGTGGAAGGAGAAAAAGCCGGCTTGCACTTTTTGTTGCATTTGGATATAGAGGAACCAATCGAAGCGATTATAGAGCGAGCGGAAAAGATGGACCTTGAACTATATTCCATTCAACGTTTTATGCAAAAAGCATCGGGAAGCATACCGGCGACACTGATCATCGGCTTTGCAAAATTAAAACCGGAGGAGATTGATGAAGCGGTGGAGGCGTTGTGTCGGTGTTGTTTTCCTAAGGGGCATGGATTGAGATGA
- the gabT gene encoding 4-aminobutyrate--2-oxoglutarate transaminase: MTTWQEKRDRYIPKGVGNGNRAIASHGKGATIYDEEENVYIDFAGAIGVMNVGHSHPKVVEAAQQQIDKVAHPGFNVIMYDGYIKLAERLSKLAPGDFDKKTLLLNSGAEAVENAVKIARKATGRQAVVTFKRGFHGRTNMTMAMTGKVKPYKFGFGPFAPEVYHAPYPYMFRKPEEQGDDTYVKSAIDDFDLFLKTEVAPEEVACVVMEPVQGEGGFIIPPKAFVEYVAKRCQEHGILLVADEIQTGFARTGAWFASEHFGITPDLMTLSKSLAAGFPLSAVVGKADVMDAANPGELGGTFTGNAVACQAALAVLDIIEEENLNERAEVVGRQFEDKVRTWEEKYSFVRGFRRLGAMAAFEIVKGDGKTPDAEKTAAILKAANASGLLLLSSGLYSNVIRFLAPVVITDKELDKGLEILEDVLKQQ, translated from the coding sequence ATGACTACTTGGCAAGAAAAAAGAGATCGTTATATTCCCAAAGGCGTGGGAAATGGCAATCGAGCAATTGCGAGCCACGGCAAAGGGGCAACGATTTACGATGAGGAAGAAAACGTCTACATTGATTTCGCCGGAGCGATCGGTGTCATGAATGTCGGGCATTCTCACCCAAAAGTCGTGGAAGCTGCCCAACAACAAATCGATAAAGTGGCTCATCCCGGCTTTAACGTCATCATGTATGACGGCTACATTAAGCTTGCCGAGCGTCTTTCCAAGCTCGCCCCGGGGGATTTTGATAAAAAAACACTATTGTTGAATAGCGGAGCCGAAGCAGTGGAGAACGCGGTGAAAATTGCGCGGAAAGCGACAGGCAGACAAGCGGTCGTGACGTTTAAACGCGGATTTCATGGTCGGACAAATATGACGATGGCTATGACCGGCAAGGTGAAACCATATAAATTTGGGTTTGGCCCTTTTGCACCTGAAGTCTACCATGCGCCTTATCCGTATATGTTTCGCAAGCCGGAAGAACAAGGCGATGACACCTATGTAAAGTCTGCGATCGATGATTTTGATTTATTTTTAAAAACGGAAGTGGCGCCTGAAGAAGTAGCGTGTGTTGTGATGGAGCCGGTGCAAGGGGAAGGCGGCTTTATCATTCCGCCGAAGGCTTTTGTGGAATATGTTGCGAAGCGCTGCCAAGAACACGGCATTCTTTTAGTGGCGGACGAGATCCAAACCGGGTTCGCACGTACCGGTGCTTGGTTCGCGAGTGAACATTTCGGTATTACACCTGATTTAATGACGCTATCAAAATCGTTAGCGGCCGGCTTTCCATTAAGTGCTGTTGTTGGAAAAGCTGACGTTATGGATGCGGCTAATCCTGGTGAACTAGGTGGAACATTCACAGGTAATGCTGTTGCGTGTCAAGCAGCTCTAGCTGTCTTGGATATCATTGAAGAAGAAAATTTAAATGAGCGTGCGGAAGTCGTCGGTCGTCAATTTGAAGATAAAGTTCGCACTTGGGAAGAGAAATATTCATTTGTTCGCGGTTTTCGCCGTTTAGGCGCGATGGCTGCTTTTGAAATCGTTAAAGGCGATGGAAAGACGCCGGATGCAGAGAAAACAGCCGCGATTTTAAAAGCCGCCAATGCTTCGGGACTTTTACTGCTTTCTTCAGGTTTGTACAGTAATGTCATACGTTTTCTAGCACCGGTCGTAATCACGGATAAAGAATTGGATAAAGGGTTAGAAATCCTTGAAGACGTATTGAAGCAACAGTGA
- a CDS encoding NAD-dependent succinate-semialdehyde dehydrogenase, with amino-acid sequence MYIDGQWQGEELTHIEVINPATKQVVGTVPNGGKNEAKQAVDAAHAAFASWSTLTAQERGRLLAVWHRLIEENKEDIGKIMTMEQGKPLKEAIGEVGYANGFISWYAEEAKRIYGETIPASHANKRIFVQKQPVGVVAAITPWNFPAAMITRKVGPALAAGCTAVIKQAEETPLTALKLAELAEEAGIPAGVVNVITGNPQEIGDTWLEDERVRKITFTGSTEVGKQLMKGAAETVKKVSLELGGHAPFIVMEDADLDKAVEHLIGSKFRNSGQTCICTNRVYVQVSILETFSEKFKAAVADLTTGNGLEENVDLGPLINDQAIGKVQNHLDDATTKGGEVLVGGNSFVKNEGQYFEPTIISGASDDMLCMNEETFGPVAPIASFQTEEEVIQRANNSPFGLAAYVFSENIGKAVRVSEELEYGIVGVNDGLPSVPQAPFGGMKESGLGREGGHHGIGEYLEVKYISLGI; translated from the coding sequence ATGTACATTGATGGACAATGGCAAGGTGAAGAATTGACCCACATTGAGGTCATCAATCCTGCAACGAAACAAGTGGTTGGAACGGTGCCGAACGGAGGGAAAAACGAAGCAAAACAAGCGGTGGACGCGGCTCATGCTGCTTTTGCTTCCTGGTCAACATTGACGGCACAAGAACGTGGTAGACTTTTAGCCGTATGGCATCGACTAATCGAAGAAAATAAAGAAGACATTGGAAAAATCATGACGATGGAACAAGGGAAACCTCTAAAGGAAGCGATAGGGGAAGTCGGGTATGCCAATGGTTTTATCTCGTGGTACGCCGAAGAAGCGAAGCGAATTTACGGGGAAACCATTCCGGCTTCTCACGCGAATAAACGCATATTCGTGCAAAAACAGCCGGTCGGTGTTGTGGCAGCCATCACCCCTTGGAACTTCCCGGCCGCGATGATTACGCGCAAGGTAGGACCGGCCCTCGCTGCAGGTTGTACTGCGGTTATTAAACAGGCAGAAGAAACGCCTCTGACTGCTTTAAAATTGGCAGAACTCGCCGAAGAAGCCGGTATCCCCGCGGGAGTCGTCAATGTCATCACCGGTAATCCACAAGAGATCGGGGATACATGGCTTGAGGATGAACGTGTACGGAAGATCACGTTTACAGGCTCCACTGAAGTTGGAAAACAGTTAATGAAAGGGGCCGCTGAAACGGTTAAGAAGGTGTCGCTTGAACTCGGCGGCCACGCACCATTTATCGTTATGGAGGATGCAGATTTAGACAAAGCGGTGGAACATTTAATCGGATCGAAATTCCGCAATTCCGGACAAACGTGTATTTGCACGAATCGCGTGTATGTACAAGTATCGATTTTGGAAACCTTCAGCGAAAAATTCAAAGCTGCCGTGGCTGATCTGACGACTGGAAACGGATTGGAAGAAAACGTTGATCTGGGACCATTGATTAATGATCAAGCGATTGGAAAAGTCCAGAACCATCTCGATGACGCGACAACAAAGGGTGGAGAAGTATTAGTCGGTGGAAATAGCTTTGTGAAAAACGAAGGCCAATATTTTGAACCAACCATTATATCCGGCGCCAGCGACGACATGCTCTGCATGAATGAAGAAACATTTGGCCCCGTCGCACCGATTGCTTCTTTTCAGACCGAAGAAGAAGTCATTCAGCGTGCGAACAACTCTCCCTTCGGTTTAGCAGCTTATGTGTTCTCGGAAAACATCGGGAAAGCTGTACGCGTCAGCGAAGAATTGGAATACGGCATTGTCGGCGTCAATGACGGACTTCCTTCTGTGCCGCAGGCGCCATTTGGAGGAATGAAGGAAAGTGGTTTAGGCAGAGAGGGTGGTCACCACGGGATAGGAGAGTATTTGGAAGTGAAGTATATTTCGTTGGGGATCTAG
- a CDS encoding amidohydrolase translates to MSKQSLLFYGGKILTMSDGIESAEAVAVKGNEIVCVGSYEECEASLQGQGEIREINLKGKSLLPGFVDPHAHLMMLGMAYSWADISYPKVKSIGDIIAVLREQKKKTPAGSIIRGFGLDQRNLEEKRYPTADELDEVAEDCPVQIMHISGHNNVVNNYLLQELGINKNVDDPIGGAIGRYENGLPNGQLFDSANDHFAKKSGVVIGSNGPNIHMPDTPENLQNLVAVGQKQCLLSGVTTINDPQVTKQEMESFQEARNNNLLKMRIVMSILSTYLDELTQLGFRSGFGDDQLSIGSIKLYADGSLNSGTAYLSSGYLDSSRKQGYLYHEPERFKEILVKAHRQGFQTITHAQGDGAIQLVIDGVRASQEQSPRSDVRHRIEHCGLPDPAQIQDISELKIWPVPQPQHVYQFGEGVVRAVGDHGDNFSPYGWFKDQNIPIVLSSDAPVAPPNPLQAIYAAVTRSTLQGNVVGADHRISLTEALKGYTIEAAKAIHREDSIGSIEKGKLADFVILDKNPYDTSVEEIPTIEVSETWISGEQVY, encoded by the coding sequence ATGAGTAAACAATCATTATTGTTTTATGGCGGAAAAATACTAACAATGAGCGATGGAATAGAAAGTGCGGAAGCAGTAGCTGTGAAAGGAAATGAAATTGTTTGTGTAGGCTCATACGAAGAGTGTGAAGCTTCATTACAAGGGCAAGGAGAAATAAGAGAAATAAATTTAAAGGGTAAATCTCTACTCCCTGGATTTGTTGACCCTCATGCCCACTTAATGATGTTGGGTATGGCTTATAGTTGGGCAGATATTAGTTACCCTAAAGTTAAAAGTATTGGTGATATCATTGCTGTTTTAAGGGAACAAAAAAAGAAAACACCTGCGGGAAGTATTATTCGTGGATTTGGACTCGATCAAAGAAATCTTGAGGAAAAACGATATCCAACAGCTGATGAGCTGGATGAGGTTGCTGAAGATTGCCCCGTTCAAATTATGCATATAAGCGGGCATAATAATGTAGTTAATAATTATTTACTTCAGGAACTAGGAATTAATAAGAATGTAGATGATCCTATAGGTGGAGCCATAGGAAGATATGAGAATGGACTCCCGAATGGCCAGTTGTTCGATAGCGCCAATGATCATTTTGCTAAAAAATCCGGTGTCGTGATTGGAAGCAACGGTCCTAACATTCATATGCCGGATACACCTGAAAATTTACAAAACCTTGTTGCGGTTGGTCAGAAACAATGCCTTTTATCGGGTGTGACAACAATTAATGATCCTCAGGTTACAAAACAGGAGATGGAATCTTTTCAGGAAGCTCGAAATAATAACCTTCTAAAAATGCGTATTGTGATGTCTATTCTATCTACGTACTTAGATGAATTGACTCAGCTTGGATTTAGATCCGGCTTTGGTGATGACCAACTTTCGATCGGTTCCATTAAATTGTACGCAGACGGCTCCCTAAATTCCGGTACCGCATACTTGTCTTCTGGTTATTTAGACAGCAGTCGTAAACAAGGATATCTTTATCATGAACCGGAACGTTTTAAAGAAATACTTGTGAAAGCGCATAGACAAGGTTTCCAGACCATTACACATGCTCAGGGCGATGGTGCAATTCAATTAGTCATTGATGGTGTGAGAGCGTCACAAGAGCAATCACCGAGGAGTGATGTACGACATCGAATTGAACATTGCGGATTACCGGATCCGGCTCAGATCCAAGATATTTCTGAATTAAAAATTTGGCCTGTTCCTCAACCACAGCATGTATATCAGTTTGGTGAAGGGGTTGTACGAGCAGTCGGTGACCATGGTGATAATTTTTCACCATATGGGTGGTTTAAAGATCAAAATATACCTATCGTATTGTCATCAGATGCGCCGGTTGCTCCTCCAAACCCATTGCAGGCTATTTATGCAGCCGTCACGCGTTCCACATTACAAGGAAACGTTGTAGGTGCTGACCACCGAATCTCTCTTACTGAAGCTTTAAAAGGCTATACGATTGAAGCGGCTAAAGCTATACATCGTGAAGATTCTATTGGATCCATCGAAAAAGGCAAACTAGCTGATTTTGT